In the Kaistella sp. 97-N-M2 genome, one interval contains:
- a CDS encoding TonB-dependent receptor, which translates to MITINYKNDINHQEDIKLNKYLIMKSFLNNFNLGSTGKVNIAVLFLLGGATVINAQQTPKSDTIKTSNIDEVVMIGYGTQRRSEVNSAISSIKADDIADIKQLSVDQMLQGKLAGVTVSNNNGQPGAAVSIRVRGTTSINGTSEPLYIIDGVPVSGDATGRSTSGRPIAGNDFSSTGGSGSVAVSPISFLSPNDIESIDVLKDASATAIYGSRGANGVILITTKSGKRGLGKISYEGYTSFSKNYKELDVLNLPQYATLQNAMATLFGTAIRPEFAHPELLGEGTDWQNTIYRMAMAQNHQVSFSGGKEDVNYYLSVGFLDQEGTVINTGLKRYTTRLNLNAKVKPWLRAGANFSGGISNQNYTVNESYSGLISNTLLQAPDLPVYNADGTYSAPPAGQNVNYFNPVAEALSKVNKLIRKNFLGNVFAEADIVKGLKYRVELSANTEFAENTEFWPQYNRGSQSNDTADLWLRNSDWYSTNIKNLLTYDNTFGKHKVTLLVGQEALDSHWKGLTGEGHGFPSNDVFSLSMADVTTTTSYKGSAALSSYFSRLIYDFDNRYSISATIRRDQSSKFDPQGNEGKNQVGYFPGISGSWKVTKESFMQWIPANVLSNLKFRAGYGETGNQQIPNNLYSSQLTTYNLPANLSNPDLKWETMKQTNVGVDLTLIKRLNVNVDWFDKKSSDFLFSLPLPAYLTGGESYQGGISSPYSNIGSMSNTGVEVTLGYETRGDNFNWSSNFVFTRYRNKLLSLVNGLDKIFAEVNINGYQPMVATNTIIGQPIGTFWGLHSEGIYRSDADLAGAPEVFGSAPQLGDIIYSDSNGDGIINELDRGVIGNPHPDFTFGFTNSFKYKSWDLSVFVQGTVGNDVLNLTKRNGTQNAMLYQNQLVDALDYWSPENPNASQPRLLNSISHPNIMISDRYVEKGDYLRLQNITFGYTLSPDFASSINLTRLRIYATAQNLYTFTKYTGYDPEIGSFNQNVLLTGVDNGRYPTPRTFIFGVNLDF; encoded by the coding sequence TTGATTACCATAAACTATAAAAACGACATCAACCATCAGGAAGACATTAAATTAAACAAATACCTTATTATGAAGAGTTTTCTTAATAATTTTAATCTGGGTAGCACGGGCAAAGTAAATATTGCGGTGCTCTTTCTTCTCGGAGGAGCCACGGTTATAAACGCCCAGCAAACCCCCAAATCCGACACCATTAAAACATCAAATATTGATGAAGTGGTGATGATTGGGTACGGCACCCAGCGGCGAAGCGAAGTTAATTCTGCGATCTCCTCCATCAAAGCAGATGATATTGCGGACATCAAACAGCTTTCCGTAGATCAGATGCTTCAGGGGAAATTGGCGGGAGTTACTGTTTCGAATAACAATGGGCAGCCCGGTGCCGCAGTTTCGATCCGGGTCCGTGGAACTACTTCGATCAACGGAACCAGCGAACCTCTTTATATAATTGATGGTGTTCCGGTTTCCGGGGATGCTACGGGCCGTTCTACTTCGGGCCGACCGATCGCAGGAAACGATTTTTCCTCTACCGGCGGCAGTGGAAGTGTGGCAGTATCGCCGATTTCTTTCTTAAGCCCTAACGATATTGAATCTATTGATGTACTGAAAGACGCATCTGCTACCGCCATCTACGGATCCCGCGGTGCCAACGGCGTTATTTTGATCACTACAAAATCCGGAAAAAGAGGATTGGGAAAAATCAGCTACGAAGGGTACACTTCCTTTTCGAAGAATTACAAGGAGCTTGATGTTCTAAATTTGCCTCAGTACGCAACGCTGCAGAATGCGATGGCAACACTGTTCGGTACAGCTATCCGGCCGGAGTTCGCCCATCCGGAACTTTTAGGAGAAGGAACCGATTGGCAAAATACCATTTACCGCATGGCGATGGCACAAAACCATCAGGTCTCATTTTCCGGCGGAAAAGAGGATGTAAATTATTATTTATCGGTCGGATTTCTGGATCAGGAAGGAACCGTTATTAATACCGGACTGAAAAGGTATACCACGCGGTTAAATTTAAATGCAAAAGTAAAACCGTGGCTTAGAGCCGGCGCCAATTTCTCCGGCGGGATTTCCAATCAGAACTATACCGTTAACGAAAGTTATTCGGGTTTGATCTCGAATACTTTGCTTCAGGCTCCGGATTTGCCTGTGTACAATGCCGACGGCACGTACTCTGCACCGCCGGCAGGACAAAATGTTAACTACTTTAACCCTGTAGCCGAAGCTTTAAGCAAAGTAAACAAACTCATCCGAAAAAATTTCCTCGGAAACGTTTTCGCGGAGGCAGATATTGTTAAAGGTTTAAAATACAGAGTGGAACTTTCTGCAAATACAGAATTTGCCGAAAACACGGAGTTCTGGCCGCAATACAACCGCGGTTCCCAGTCAAACGACACGGCAGACCTTTGGTTACGAAACAGCGACTGGTATTCTACCAACATCAAAAATCTCCTTACCTACGACAATACTTTTGGCAAACACAAAGTAACCTTGCTCGTGGGGCAGGAAGCTTTGGACAGTCATTGGAAAGGACTAACCGGTGAAGGACACGGCTTCCCCTCCAACGACGTTTTTTCTTTGAGTATGGCCGATGTTACTACAACAACAAGCTATAAAGGCAGCGCCGCACTTTCTTCTTATTTTTCGCGTTTGATTTATGATTTCGATAACCGCTACAGCATCTCTGCCACCATCCGAAGAGACCAGTCCTCGAAATTTGATCCACAGGGTAACGAGGGGAAAAATCAGGTCGGATATTTTCCGGGAATCTCCGGGTCGTGGAAGGTAACCAAAGAGAGTTTCATGCAGTGGATTCCTGCGAATGTGTTAAGCAATTTGAAATTCCGCGCCGGATATGGAGAGACAGGGAACCAACAGATCCCGAACAATCTTTATTCTTCGCAGCTGACTACCTATAATCTTCCCGCTAACCTGAGTAATCCGGATCTGAAATGGGAAACCATGAAACAGACGAATGTGGGAGTGGATTTAACATTAATTAAAAGATTAAATGTTAACGTAGACTGGTTCGATAAAAAGTCTTCCGATTTCCTTTTTTCGCTGCCTCTTCCCGCTTATCTTACCGGCGGAGAATCCTATCAGGGTGGCATCAGTTCTCCATATTCCAACATCGGAAGCATGAGCAATACCGGTGTTGAAGTTACCTTAGGTTACGAAACGCGCGGCGATAACTTTAATTGGAGCAGCAACTTTGTATTTACGCGCTACAGAAACAAACTATTGAGTCTGGTAAACGGACTGGACAAAATATTTGCAGAAGTGAATATCAACGGATACCAACCGATGGTAGCCACCAACACGATTATTGGTCAGCCCATCGGAACCTTCTGGGGTTTACATTCCGAAGGCATCTATCGTTCGGACGCAGACCTTGCAGGCGCGCCGGAGGTTTTTGGTTCTGCACCTCAGTTGGGAGATATTATCTACAGCGACTCGAATGGCGACGGCATAATTAACGAACTGGACAGAGGAGTTATAGGAAACCCGCATCCGGATTTTACTTTTGGGTTTACGAATTCCTTCAAGTACAAAAGCTGGGATCTGTCGGTTTTCGTGCAGGGAACCGTGGGCAACGACGTGCTTAATTTGACGAAAAGAAATGGAACTCAAAACGCAATGTTATATCAGAACCAACTCGTAGACGCGCTGGATTACTGGTCTCCGGAAAATCCGAACGCGAGCCAACCGAGATTGCTCAACAGTATTTCGCATCCAAATATTATGATTTCCGACCGCTATGTGGAGAAAGGCGATTATTTGAGACTTCAGAATATCACTTTCGGTTACACGCTCTCTCCGGATTTTGCCTCCAGCATCAATTTAACCAGACTGAGAATATACGCTACGGCGCAAAACCTTTACACTTTCACAAAATATACAGGTTACGATCCCGAAATCGGCTCTTTTAACCAAAACGTTTTACTTACTGGCGTCGATAACGGAAGATATCCGACACCGCGGACGTTCATTTTTGGAGTTAACTTAGATTTTTAA
- a CDS encoding glycoside hydrolase family 27 protein, with amino-acid sequence MKNLLKLLSLFFIAQMAAQKYEGLAPTPPMGWNSWNTFEVSINENLVKETADLLVSTGMKDAGYEYIVLDDGWMVKDRRDENGNLIPDPAKFPGGMKALIDYVHSKGLKFGLYNCAGTQTCAGYPGTRGFEYQDARFYADLGIDFLKYDWCNTEGINAKEAYTTMSKALKTAGKPIVFSICEWGDNQPWTWAGPVGNLWRVSGDIYPCFDCEYKHPEGNWSSWGVLKILEMRTDIRKFSGPDHWNDFDMMEVGNGMTATEDKSHFTLWSMMASPLFAGNDLRLATPETLKILTNREIIEINQDPIGIQGFKYQSDGVNDVWVKPLTDNNWAVVFLNRSDKPAKLKFDWNKHIIVDKDFNRTLDLTNDSYALRDLWQHRDDGNTNKKLNVNLAAHDVIAFKLKKLN; translated from the coding sequence ATGAAAAATCTCCTGAAACTTCTTTCGCTGTTTTTTATAGCGCAAATGGCTGCTCAGAAATACGAAGGTTTAGCTCCAACGCCGCCTATGGGCTGGAACTCCTGGAACACGTTTGAAGTCAGCATCAACGAAAATTTGGTAAAAGAAACCGCAGACTTACTTGTATCGACGGGGATGAAGGACGCTGGCTACGAATACATTGTATTGGATGATGGCTGGATGGTAAAGGACCGCAGAGATGAGAACGGAAATTTAATCCCCGATCCTGCTAAATTTCCCGGTGGCATGAAAGCGCTGATTGACTACGTCCATTCGAAAGGCCTTAAATTTGGTCTGTACAATTGCGCCGGAACACAAACCTGCGCAGGCTATCCGGGAACGCGCGGCTTCGAATACCAGGACGCGCGTTTTTACGCGGATCTCGGCATCGATTTCCTAAAATACGATTGGTGCAATACAGAAGGCATCAATGCCAAAGAAGCGTACACCACAATGAGCAAGGCCCTGAAAACAGCCGGCAAGCCCATTGTTTTTTCCATTTGCGAGTGGGGTGATAATCAACCGTGGACGTGGGCTGGTCCCGTGGGAAATCTGTGGCGCGTTTCCGGCGATATCTATCCCTGTTTCGACTGTGAATACAAACACCCGGAAGGTAACTGGTCCTCTTGGGGAGTTTTGAAAATTTTAGAAATGCGCACCGATATCCGCAAATTCAGTGGGCCGGATCACTGGAATGATTTTGATATGATGGAAGTGGGCAACGGAATGACTGCCACAGAAGACAAATCCCATTTCACGCTTTGGTCCATGATGGCCTCGCCGCTTTTCGCCGGCAACGACCTTCGTCTTGCCACTCCGGAAACTTTGAAAATTCTAACCAACAGGGAAATCATCGAAATAAATCAGGATCCGATAGGAATTCAGGGATTCAAATATCAATCAGATGGCGTAAATGATGTCTGGGTAAAACCTTTAACAGATAATAACTGGGCTGTGGTTTTTCTGAATAGAAGCGATAAACCTGCTAAACTGAAATTCGACTGGAACAAACATATAATCGTCGATAAAGATTTCAACCGTACTTTGGATTTGACGAATGATTCCTACGCGCTTCGGGATTTATGGCAGCACAGAGATGACGGAAACACGAACAAAAAATTAAATGTCAATTTAGCGGCGCACGACGTTATTGCCTTTAAACTCAAAAAATTAAACTGA
- a CDS encoding RagB/SusD family nutrient uptake outer membrane protein — protein MKSLMKNTFRNITISVFAFTAFTSCSNDFTDRPSEDSISSSNYYQSDAQVRTATDALYYKTWFQFNNKFFPAISEVGSGNMYTNSSDVNAMRNFSITSADAEMYSGWQSLWANVAQANYLINNLQRVSGPSVNQGTIDVALGEAYFMRATAYFYLVRLWGPVPIITNNLENVSDPQLNTNRVEDVYELIRRDYTSAIGLLENKIRGANYTNNAKVSKGSAKAMLAKVYLYNKDYPKARQLAEEVINSGEFKLLGGTSQYSIPGKSFADLFKYPNNNNEESIFALQWKGDANYGSANNSNTQYGISNGTISTSNASYGGVFAPSQDILALYTGPDVRRNATIMFPGNVYPEMKVKVGAGTQIGFTVPDADQIGGQGAGAAIKKYCIGIENGNVTGPVDAWAMMDNNTYIMRFADLLLIHAEAVLAGGGSTSDASALKSFNAVRNRAGLSDVSSFTFDDLFRERRKELAFEGDYWFDLGRIPRGQAIAIMSAQNRGSMTTPEYFTPSENDFILPYPANDVAKNPKLLDAPVPYQF, from the coding sequence ATGAAATCTTTAATGAAAAACACTTTTAGAAATATTACAATCTCTGTTTTTGCATTTACCGCATTTACATCTTGTAGCAACGATTTTACCGACAGACCCTCCGAGGATTCGATAAGTTCCAGCAACTACTACCAAAGCGATGCGCAGGTAAGAACCGCGACCGACGCTTTGTATTATAAAACATGGTTTCAGTTTAACAACAAGTTTTTTCCGGCGATTTCCGAAGTCGGTTCCGGAAACATGTACACCAATTCCTCGGATGTAAACGCGATGAGAAACTTCTCTATCACGTCCGCCGATGCAGAAATGTATTCGGGATGGCAATCACTTTGGGCTAATGTAGCGCAGGCGAATTATCTTATCAACAATCTGCAGCGCGTTTCCGGACCTTCCGTAAATCAGGGGACGATTGATGTAGCGCTGGGCGAGGCCTATTTTATGCGAGCTACCGCTTATTTTTATCTTGTGAGACTTTGGGGACCTGTGCCGATTATTACCAATAATCTGGAGAACGTGAGCGATCCACAACTTAATACCAACCGAGTAGAAGATGTGTATGAACTCATTCGCAGAGATTACACCTCCGCCATCGGTTTGTTGGAAAATAAAATAAGAGGTGCAAACTATACGAACAATGCAAAGGTTTCCAAAGGTTCTGCAAAAGCCATGCTTGCCAAAGTTTATCTTTACAACAAAGATTATCCGAAAGCCAGACAGCTCGCGGAAGAAGTGATCAACAGTGGCGAGTTTAAACTTTTAGGCGGAACATCACAATATTCTATTCCCGGAAAATCCTTCGCGGATTTATTTAAATATCCCAATAACAATAACGAAGAATCTATTTTCGCGCTGCAGTGGAAGGGCGACGCCAACTACGGATCTGCGAACAACAGCAACACGCAGTACGGAATTAGCAACGGCACGATTTCTACGTCCAATGCTTCCTATGGTGGCGTTTTCGCACCCTCCCAGGACATTCTGGCCTTATATACCGGACCGGATGTGCGACGGAATGCTACAATTATGTTTCCGGGAAATGTTTATCCTGAAATGAAAGTAAAAGTTGGAGCCGGTACGCAGATCGGATTTACCGTACCCGATGCCGACCAAATTGGCGGCCAGGGAGCCGGCGCAGCAATAAAAAAATATTGCATCGGCATCGAAAATGGAAATGTTACGGGTCCTGTAGATGCCTGGGCGATGATGGATAACAATACCTATATTATGAGGTTTGCGGATCTTCTTTTAATCCACGCCGAAGCTGTACTGGCCGGCGGCGGATCAACCTCCGATGCATCTGCGCTCAAATCCTTTAATGCGGTTCGGAACAGAGCCGGATTGTCAGACGTAAGTTCCTTCACGTTCGACGATCTTTTTAGAGAAAGACGAAAGGAGCTGGCTTTCGAAGGCGACTATTGGTTTGATTTGGGACGGATCCCGAGAGGTCAGGCCATCGCAATTATGTCTGCGCAAAACAGAGGAAGCATGACGACGCCGGAATATTTTACCCCTTCCGAGAACGACTTCATTCTGCCTTACCCGGCGAATGACGTCGCTAAAAATCCCAAACTTTTGGACGCACCAGTTCCATATCAATTCTAA
- a CDS encoding pyridoxamine 5'-phosphate oxidase family protein → MGQAQSPHQDLAGTSAIEKIKELAEKARTCFFTTKLGTDAHSIPMSLQEVDDHGVLWFISSSESEHNRHIAEDPKVQLYFMNDSSYEYVFIKGQATVSKDRELIEKYWSDFANAWFDGKDDPRVTVIGVKAHDGYYYETKDNKVFAMAKMVFAAVTGSKNEDGGIEGGLNV, encoded by the coding sequence ATGGGACAAGCACAATCACCCCACCAGGATTTAGCAGGAACTTCTGCCATCGAAAAAATTAAAGAATTAGCCGAAAAAGCAAGAACCTGTTTTTTTACCACCAAACTCGGAACCGACGCGCACAGTATTCCAATGTCTTTGCAGGAAGTTGATGATCACGGCGTTTTGTGGTTTATCAGTTCTTCCGAAAGCGAACATAACAGGCATATCGCGGAGGATCCGAAAGTTCAGCTTTATTTTATGAACGATTCTTCCTACGAATATGTTTTCATCAAAGGTCAGGCTACGGTTTCCAAAGACAGAGAACTCATCGAAAAATACTGGTCCGACTTTGCAAATGCCTGGTTCGACGGAAAGGACGATCCCCGCGTTACCGTTATTGGTGTGAAAGCCCATGACGGTTATTATTACGAAACCAAAGACAACAAGGTTTTCGCCATGGCAAAAATGGTATTTGCCGCTGTAACGGGAAGTAAAAATGAAGATGGCGGAATAGAAGGCGGTTTAAACGTCTAA
- a CDS encoding IPT/TIG domain-containing protein, with protein sequence MKINYLKSLKYFLLMLASFTILSACRDDDNEGGMAGALPAVDYVAPAVDADGNPSDLTPTSVGFANNTYIIKGSNLASVQHIYFNDYETAFNTNLVTNTHIIVTVNENTPYADVSNKLKIVTGFGTVEYDFTIAPPAPVLKGFHSINAADGETIVIKGNYFVDPVVNVGDLPATVISNTLTEITATLPAGSQGKKVSVTTLSGTATYQSQIGTSIYDDVFYGAVTNSTWSGDVYDIAYDADEANIKQGSKAIKWQAKAYSGFQIDNSPEIPATAKGIRFYAKAKNATDPNSMKLVLNYSWNTTPTITITDTYQYFEIPFASSAGFGLSSTPSTMNLTFNNASGEENDIYLDDIGYYY encoded by the coding sequence ATGAAAATTAATTATTTAAAAAGTTTAAAATACTTCCTGCTCATGCTGGCGTCGTTTACGATACTTTCAGCATGCAGAGATGATGATAACGAAGGCGGAATGGCCGGCGCCCTGCCTGCAGTGGATTATGTGGCACCCGCTGTAGACGCGGACGGGAATCCATCAGACCTAACACCGACAAGTGTGGGATTCGCAAATAATACTTATATTATAAAAGGAAGCAACCTGGCTTCCGTGCAGCATATATACTTTAACGATTACGAAACGGCTTTCAATACCAATTTGGTTACCAATACCCATATCATCGTCACGGTTAATGAAAATACGCCGTACGCCGACGTTAGTAACAAACTGAAAATCGTAACGGGATTTGGTACGGTAGAGTATGATTTCACGATTGCGCCGCCCGCGCCGGTTTTGAAAGGATTTCATTCTATTAATGCTGCAGACGGCGAAACCATCGTCATCAAAGGAAATTATTTTGTAGATCCAGTAGTCAATGTCGGCGATCTCCCGGCGACGGTAATTTCCAACACGCTGACTGAAATTACAGCCACTCTTCCTGCCGGCTCCCAGGGAAAAAAAGTCTCGGTCACCACACTGAGTGGAACAGCCACCTATCAGTCGCAAATTGGGACTTCTATTTATGATGATGTTTTCTACGGAGCAGTTACTAATTCTACATGGTCCGGAGATGTTTACGATATTGCTTATGACGCGGACGAAGCCAACATCAAACAGGGAAGCAAAGCCATCAAGTGGCAGGCAAAAGCCTATTCGGGTTTCCAGATAGACAACAGTCCAGAAATTCCTGCCACTGCCAAAGGAATTAGATTTTACGCGAAGGCCAAAAATGCGACCGATCCTAACTCCATGAAATTGGTTTTGAATTACTCCTGGAATACCACACCTACGATCACGATTACAGATACCTATCAGTATTTCGAGATCCCGTTCGCCAGTTCTGCAGGCTTCGGGCTTTCCTCAACACCGTCAACGATGAATCTCACGTTCAACAACGCAAGCGGTGAAGAAAATGATATTTATCTGGATGATATCGGCTACTATTATTAA
- a CDS encoding glycoside hydrolase family 5 protein, which yields MKALFYVLSLLVLASCSTSFVGRHGQLSVQGTQLVDKKSEPVSLRGMSFGWHSLWPRFYNEGAVTWLRKDFKATVVRAALGAEFGHFGPYTKDPEYAKEKVYAVIDGAIKNKIYVIVDWHSHNINLKEAKEFFADVSKKYGRHPNIIYEIFNEPDYETWPEIKAYSEEIIQVIRKNDPNNIILIGSPSWDQDLNLPAKDPITTDQNLMYTMHFYAATHEKWLRDRTDEALKSGLPIFVTESAGMEATGDGPLNYKAWQEYIDWMEERGLSWVVWSVSDKHETCSILKKSAKSEGGWTLEDLKESGIKAREYLRFYNGKNK from the coding sequence ATGAAAGCATTATTTTACGTCTTAAGTCTTCTTGTCCTCGCCTCATGCAGCACTTCTTTCGTGGGCAGGCATGGCCAGCTTTCCGTACAGGGAACGCAGCTGGTGGATAAAAAAAGCGAGCCTGTTTCCCTGCGCGGGATGAGTTTTGGCTGGCACAGTCTTTGGCCCAGATTTTATAATGAAGGCGCGGTAACATGGCTGCGAAAAGATTTTAAAGCGACTGTCGTGCGGGCGGCGTTAGGCGCAGAATTCGGACATTTCGGTCCCTACACGAAAGATCCGGAATATGCTAAGGAAAAAGTGTATGCCGTTATTGATGGTGCCATTAAAAATAAAATCTATGTGATCGTCGACTGGCATTCCCACAATATCAATTTAAAGGAAGCGAAAGAATTTTTTGCAGATGTTTCCAAAAAATACGGCCGCCATCCGAACATTATTTACGAGATCTTCAATGAGCCTGACTACGAAACATGGCCCGAAATAAAAGCGTACTCCGAAGAGATCATTCAGGTCATTCGAAAAAATGACCCGAATAACATTATATTGATAGGCTCGCCTTCCTGGGATCAGGATCTGAATCTTCCCGCCAAAGATCCCATCACTACTGATCAAAATCTCATGTACACGATGCATTTTTATGCAGCCACCCACGAAAAATGGCTCCGGGACAGAACCGACGAAGCTCTCAAAAGCGGCCTGCCCATTTTCGTTACCGAAAGTGCGGGTATGGAAGCTACGGGCGATGGACCTCTAAATTATAAAGCCTGGCAGGAATACATCGACTGGATGGAAGAGCGTGGTCTCAGCTGGGTGGTCTGGTCTGTTTCCGATAAGCATGAAACCTGTTCTATCCTTAAAAAATCTGCGAAGTCAGAGGGCGGCTGGACGCTGGAGGACCTCAAGGAATCCGGCATTAAAGCCCGCGAATATCTTCGCTTTTATAATGGTAAAAATAAATAA
- a CDS encoding phosphomannose isomerase type II C-terminal cupin domain, whose product MSEIGERPWGKYFVIFDEPHFKLKRIEVNPGQRLSYQYHNHRQEAWTIIQGTAKITLDDVEKIYNYGETALIPLTAKHRVENPGEDVLIFIEVQTGTYFGEDDIVRIEDDYDRS is encoded by the coding sequence ATGAGCGAGATCGGAGAAAGACCCTGGGGAAAGTATTTTGTAATATTTGATGAACCCCATTTTAAACTGAAAAGAATTGAAGTAAATCCCGGCCAGCGGTTGAGTTACCAGTACCATAATCACCGGCAGGAAGCCTGGACGATCATCCAGGGAACTGCGAAAATTACGCTGGACGATGTAGAAAAAATTTATAATTATGGCGAAACGGCTTTGATCCCGCTTACGGCGAAACACCGCGTGGAAAATCCCGGCGAGGACGTGCTTATCTTCATCGAAGTGCAGACAGGTACTTATTTCGGGGAGGACGATATTGTACGAATTGAAGACGATTACGACCGCAGCTAA